One window of the Archangium primigenium genome contains the following:
- a CDS encoding R3H domain-containing nucleic acid-binding protein — MSPRDSTPHDDFQLLVTVLPETLQTAVRALPPAELLEVVMDLGRPPEARLIGRVVRLAPTPVTRKELEQVLAQVGSVGDDNRAGIERTLHRVSVIRNRQGKVVGLTLRVGRAILGTIDMLKDLIGTGLNILLLGRPGVGKTTKLREVARVLADDLGKRVMVVDTSNEIGGDGDIPHPGIGAARRMQVSRPDRQHDVMIEAVENHMPEAIIVDEIGTSAEAAAARTIAERGVQLVATAHGNTLENLVLNPTLSDLVGGVHTVTLSDEEARRRHTQKTISERRAPPTFHVVVEMATRDEVVVHRDTAQAVDRLLAGERVGGEQRRLVEGQVAVTALEEVEAPPVEAPAPPAPRAVANARPSRVMPGARPSPAREEGASIHPPGLRQGTTRVYAHAVSRDLLERVVRELGVDAKVMGRVELADLVLTLRSRANDPRLRGLANRAGVPVLAIKRNSASEMRRVLRDAFLLAEGENEGRVREAVHEAEAAIHRVLQEGVEVPLAPTSPRLRKLQHRLVSRYHLEAVSHGSEPRRHLVVYPLGTLVEGAWEPEEDTEDEGAGEPA; from the coding sequence ATGAGCCCGCGAGACTCCACGCCCCACGACGACTTCCAGCTCCTCGTGACTGTCCTCCCCGAGACGCTCCAGACCGCCGTGCGCGCCCTGCCGCCCGCCGAGCTGCTCGAGGTGGTGATGGACCTGGGCCGGCCCCCCGAGGCCCGGCTCATCGGCCGCGTGGTCCGCCTCGCGCCCACCCCCGTCACGCGCAAGGAGCTCGAGCAGGTGCTCGCGCAGGTGGGCAGCGTGGGGGACGACAACCGCGCGGGCATCGAGCGCACGCTCCACCGCGTCTCGGTCATCCGCAACCGGCAGGGCAAGGTGGTGGGGCTCACCCTGCGCGTGGGCCGCGCCATCCTGGGCACCATCGACATGCTCAAGGATCTCATCGGCACGGGGCTCAACATCCTGCTGCTCGGCCGGCCGGGCGTGGGCAAGACGACGAAGCTGCGCGAGGTGGCGCGCGTGCTCGCCGATGACCTGGGCAAGCGCGTCATGGTGGTGGACACCTCCAACGAGATTGGCGGCGATGGCGACATCCCCCATCCCGGCATCGGCGCCGCGCGCCGCATGCAGGTGTCGCGTCCGGACCGCCAGCACGACGTGATGATCGAGGCGGTGGAGAACCACATGCCCGAGGCCATCATCGTCGACGAGATCGGCACCTCGGCCGAGGCCGCCGCCGCCCGCACCATCGCCGAGCGCGGCGTGCAGCTCGTGGCGACGGCGCACGGCAACACCCTGGAGAACCTCGTGCTCAACCCCACGCTGTCGGACCTGGTGGGCGGCGTGCACACCGTCACCTTGAGCGACGAGGAGGCCCGCCGGCGCCACACGCAGAAGACGATCAGCGAGCGCCGGGCGCCGCCCACCTTCCACGTGGTGGTGGAGATGGCGACCCGGGACGAGGTGGTGGTGCACCGCGACACCGCCCAGGCGGTGGATCGCCTGCTCGCGGGCGAGCGCGTGGGCGGCGAGCAGCGGCGGCTCGTCGAGGGGCAGGTGGCGGTGACGGCGCTGGAGGAGGTCGAGGCCCCTCCGGTGGAGGCGCCCGCGCCGCCCGCCCCCCGGGCGGTGGCCAACGCGCGCCCCTCGCGGGTCATGCCCGGCGCCCGTCCGTCCCCGGCCCGCGAGGAGGGCGCGTCCATCCACCCGCCAGGCCTGCGGCAGGGCACCACGCGCGTGTATGCCCATGCCGTCAGCCGCGACCTGCTCGAGCGGGTGGTGCGTGAGCTGGGCGTGGACGCGAAGGTGATGGGGCGCGTGGAGCTCGCGGACCTCGTGCTCACGCTGCGCTCGCGCGCCAATGATCCCCGGCTGCGGGGCCTGGCGAACCGGGCGGGGGTGCCCGTGCTGGCCATCAAGCGCAACAGCGCCTCGGAGATGCGGCGGGTGCTGCGCGATGCGTTCCTGCTCGCCGAGGGCGAGAACGAGGGCCGGGTGCGCGAGGCGGTGCACGAGGCGGAGGCGGCCATCCACCGGGTCCTCCAGGAGGGCGTGGAGGTGCCCCTGGCGCCCACCTCCCCGAGGCTGCGCAAACTGCAGCACCGGCTCGTGTCGCGCTACCACCTGGAGGCGGTGAGCCATGGCAGCGAGCCCCGGCGCCACCTGGTCGTCTATCCACTGGGCACGCTGGTGGAGGGGGCCTGGGAGCCGGAGGAAGACACGGAAGACGAGGGGGCCGGGGAGCCCGCTTGA
- a CDS encoding transglycosylase SLT domain-containing protein produces the protein MDHTLRGVRHWPLLAALWMTPAGASEPSAPQGKPDISNLAESASSQPQLSSSLDSDDEEAPPEFTLGPVEPLTPGERKWMHRVDAADLTSYFAEGVLAQARQAQDQGRYRAVLKLLEKEPATLPVRYLQARATQGLGAWAPAAEAYAALARDYPVLKDYFHFEAARAHERQRQWTEAIHHYGAVSPGARRYIDARFGMAYLLEKKKQDYAAAVQALSPLVQPDTPRPNAPAQATAWLTMARLARYQADYNGEHRAHLAVWALHPFSPEAGIAIKGLRDLPYVPKWKVARAETLLSQHHNQEAMEQLERMLPKLELPDPLACRAHFAYGTALRKERKHSLAIRVLKPVAEQCQDAALRPRVLYVLGYSESVVDPESAIPTYLQLAHDYPEHAYADDALFYAAGKALERGEKAAAMGYLDQLIARYPDGNFAAEALFQRFWVHRAEGQGDAALEALTRIEALEGRGSTHESVQRARYWRARVLSAQERAVEAHALLERVAAEGAATWYGLLARSRLAHEAPERAQAIVEKLRVPTSPTEVWPLDAGRLAEDPHFAAGVELLRLGHREAAAELLTVDRRGRGEESIRLLFHMLRVTGHERQARPIAWALRREGLAAPTEAETRLIYSAAYPQAFRDLVVRHCRSARVDPDVMQALIREESAFNPNARSSTGALGLSQLMPATASLVARQLNLTLATPAALLEPRHNIRLGSAYLGGLQRRFSGNLAHAVASYNAGPAAVDRWLTRFPTAELDEWVEQIPVEETRLYVKRVLGSAAAYQFLYDSGTLTTLAFGDRGSNNAGSR, from the coding sequence ATGGATCACACACTGCGAGGGGTGCGGCACTGGCCCTTGCTGGCGGCGCTGTGGATGACGCCCGCCGGGGCCAGCGAGCCCTCCGCGCCCCAGGGCAAGCCCGACATCTCCAACCTGGCCGAGAGCGCGTCCTCCCAGCCCCAGCTCAGCTCCTCGCTCGACAGCGACGACGAGGAGGCGCCGCCCGAGTTCACCCTGGGCCCCGTGGAGCCCCTGACGCCCGGGGAGCGCAAGTGGATGCACCGCGTCGACGCCGCGGATCTCACCTCGTACTTCGCCGAGGGCGTGCTCGCCCAGGCCCGGCAGGCCCAGGACCAGGGCCGCTACCGCGCCGTGCTCAAGCTCTTGGAGAAGGAGCCCGCCACGCTCCCGGTGCGCTACCTCCAGGCCCGCGCCACGCAGGGGCTGGGGGCCTGGGCCCCGGCGGCCGAGGCGTACGCGGCGCTCGCCCGGGACTACCCTGTCCTCAAGGACTACTTCCACTTCGAGGCGGCGCGGGCCCATGAGCGCCAGCGCCAGTGGACGGAGGCCATCCACCACTACGGGGCGGTGAGCCCGGGCGCGCGGCGCTACATCGACGCGCGCTTCGGCATGGCGTACCTCCTGGAGAAGAAGAAGCAGGACTACGCCGCCGCGGTGCAGGCGCTCAGTCCGCTCGTGCAGCCGGACACGCCCCGGCCCAATGCCCCCGCGCAGGCCACCGCCTGGCTGACCATGGCCCGGCTCGCGCGCTACCAGGCCGACTACAACGGCGAGCACCGGGCCCACCTGGCCGTCTGGGCCCTGCACCCGTTCTCGCCGGAGGCCGGCATCGCCATCAAGGGCCTGCGCGACCTGCCCTACGTGCCCAAGTGGAAGGTGGCCCGCGCGGAGACGCTCCTGTCCCAGCACCACAACCAGGAGGCCATGGAGCAGTTGGAGCGGATGCTGCCGAAGCTGGAGCTGCCGGACCCCCTCGCCTGCCGGGCGCACTTCGCCTACGGCACCGCCCTGCGCAAGGAGCGCAAGCACTCGCTCGCCATCCGCGTGCTCAAGCCCGTGGCCGAGCAGTGCCAGGACGCGGCGCTGAGGCCCCGGGTGCTGTACGTGCTCGGCTACTCGGAGTCGGTGGTGGATCCCGAGAGCGCCATCCCCACCTACCTCCAGCTCGCGCACGACTACCCCGAGCACGCCTACGCGGACGACGCCCTGTTCTACGCGGCGGGCAAGGCGCTGGAGCGCGGCGAGAAGGCCGCGGCCATGGGCTACCTGGATCAGCTCATCGCGCGCTATCCGGACGGCAACTTCGCCGCCGAGGCGCTCTTCCAGCGCTTCTGGGTGCACCGCGCCGAGGGCCAGGGCGACGCGGCGCTCGAGGCGCTCACCCGCATCGAGGCCCTTGAGGGCCGGGGCTCCACCCACGAGTCGGTGCAGCGCGCGCGCTACTGGCGCGCCCGGGTGCTGTCGGCCCAGGAGCGCGCCGTGGAGGCGCACGCGCTGCTCGAGCGGGTGGCCGCCGAGGGCGCCGCCACGTGGTACGGCCTGCTGGCGCGCTCGCGGCTGGCGCACGAGGCGCCCGAGCGGGCCCAGGCCATCGTCGAGAAGCTGCGCGTGCCCACGAGCCCCACGGAGGTGTGGCCCCTGGACGCGGGCCGCCTCGCGGAGGATCCCCACTTCGCCGCGGGCGTGGAGCTGTTGCGGCTCGGGCACCGCGAGGCCGCCGCGGAGCTGTTGACGGTGGATCGCCGGGGCCGGGGCGAGGAGTCCATCCGCCTGCTCTTCCACATGCTGCGCGTCACCGGCCACGAGCGCCAGGCGCGCCCCATCGCCTGGGCCCTGCGGCGCGAGGGGCTGGCGGCGCCCACCGAGGCGGAGACGCGGCTCATCTACTCGGCGGCCTACCCCCAGGCCTTCCGCGACCTGGTGGTGCGCCACTGCCGCTCGGCCCGGGTGGACCCGGACGTGATGCAGGCCCTCATCCGCGAGGAGAGCGCCTTCAACCCCAACGCCCGCTCGTCCACGGGCGCGCTGGGGCTGTCCCAGCTCATGCCCGCCACGGCGTCCCTGGTGGCGCGCCAGCTCAACCTGACGCTGGCCACGCCCGCCGCGCTGCTCGAGCCGCGCCACAACATCCGCCTGGGCTCGGCCTACCTCGGCGGCCTACAGCGGCGCTTCTCGGGCAACCTGGCCCACGCGGTGGCCAGCTACAACGCGGGCCCCGCCGCCGTGGACCGCTGGCTCACGCGCTTTCCCACCGCCGAGCTGGACGAGTGGGTGGAGCAGATTCCCGTCGAGGAGACGCGGCTGTACGTCAAGCGCGTGCTCGGCAGCGCCGCCGCCTACCAGTTCCTCTACGACTCGGGCACCCTCACCACCCTGGCCTTCGGAGACCGGGGCTCCAATAATGCGGGCTCGCGGTGA
- a CDS encoding GNAT family N-acetyltransferase codes for MSSDDIHESNARFQDAWRFFARQSAAGEVLDLPGVSIASSNVAWAMMNVAFPPGPMDTERALSDAAATAARHFAPKRLPWMLAVCEDWVPTPLRERAAALLAPHGLRPAVVATGMVAERLVPPLNLLPRLEVRQAQDSRGRMDLADVNSHSYDMPVATGRATFDVPGLFAGDNLGFVGYRHAQAATCAAVMRGESAAYVSMVATHPTHRRLGLAEAILRHVLGVAQLQWGLERSVLHATPEGLPVYRRLGYRGVTRFCFYMATPLNRATSP; via the coding sequence ATGTCCTCCGACGACATCCACGAGTCCAATGCCCGCTTCCAGGACGCCTGGCGCTTCTTCGCGCGCCAGAGCGCGGCGGGTGAGGTGCTCGACCTGCCCGGGGTGAGCATCGCGTCGAGCAACGTGGCCTGGGCGATGATGAACGTGGCCTTCCCGCCAGGCCCCATGGACACGGAGCGGGCCCTGTCGGACGCGGCGGCCACCGCCGCCCGGCACTTCGCCCCCAAGCGCCTGCCCTGGATGCTCGCCGTGTGCGAGGACTGGGTGCCCACGCCCCTGCGCGAGCGCGCCGCGGCCCTGCTCGCCCCCCATGGCCTGCGCCCGGCGGTCGTGGCCACGGGCATGGTGGCCGAGCGGCTCGTGCCCCCGCTCAACCTCCTGCCCCGCCTGGAGGTGCGCCAGGCCCAGGACTCCCGGGGCCGCATGGACCTCGCCGACGTCAACTCGCACAGCTACGACATGCCCGTGGCCACCGGCCGCGCGACCTTCGACGTGCCGGGCCTCTTCGCGGGCGACAACCTGGGCTTCGTGGGCTACCGCCACGCGCAGGCCGCCACCTGCGCCGCCGTGATGCGGGGCGAGTCCGCGGCCTATGTCTCCATGGTGGCCACCCACCCCACCCACCGGCGCCTGGGCCTGGCCGAGGCCATCCTGCGCCATGTGCTCGGCGTGGCCCAGCTCCAGTGGGGCCTGGAGCGCTCCGTCCTCCACGCCACGCCCGAGGGACTGCCCGTCTACCGCCGCCTGGGCTACCGCGGCGTGACACGCTTCTGCTTCTACATGGCCACGCCGCTGAACCGAGCCACCTCGCCATAG
- a CDS encoding PAS domain-containing sensor histidine kinase produces the protein MKAGGLEDAASIESLASLEPYGMVVLRRALGAEHPLLDAEWVTSNPAARQMMPGAEAFQGLSVRDISTTQGEEFTRMVLRWEKLLEQQAQLSEDVSYVVGTRRIVFRADVLQSAEHLVVWLRDITAEREELEALRRSRDLFQRVIHCASDAIFAKDLQGRYTLINPAGARFLGLRPEDVIGRTDEELFPPDDAQAIRAREQAVFEADQALTYEDRAMGGLMTWLSTKGVLRDETGAITGLFGISRDITARQRMEQALRESEARFRLVARATRDVLWDRDLSTGEMHWSTSLGVVFGEAPRQGLASWAWWRERIHPEDQDRELRTLHAVMSGAEDSWSNEYRFRRADGGYAFVLERGYISRNPDGLPERLIATMMDVSERKQREERQAHEARMVERFMGVVGHDLGSPLAAIRISSQMLQQASNLVPRQRTALGRIEESAQRVSRMTRQLLDGVLARNGGLSIQPGPMDLEPVCQRVIAELGTVYPGRVVQLSARGDTQGTWDADRLAQVLSNLLGNALEHGDAAHPIRLQLWDEAGVQRLEVNNQGGPIDPALLPHLFEPFRQGGGPRKHHPSGGGLGLGLYIVRELVRAHGGDVGVHSTAERGTTFALTLPRHAPEPLPQPIPR, from the coding sequence ATGAAGGCCGGGGGGCTGGAGGACGCGGCCAGCATCGAATCCCTCGCATCGCTGGAGCCCTACGGCATGGTGGTTCTCAGGCGGGCCCTGGGCGCGGAGCACCCGCTGCTCGACGCGGAATGGGTGACGTCCAATCCCGCCGCCCGTCAGATGATGCCCGGAGCGGAAGCCTTCCAGGGCCTGAGCGTCCGGGACATCAGCACCACGCAAGGCGAGGAGTTCACCCGGATGGTGCTGCGCTGGGAGAAGCTCCTGGAGCAGCAGGCGCAACTGTCCGAGGACGTCTCGTATGTCGTCGGGACACGACGCATCGTCTTCCGCGCCGACGTGCTCCAGAGCGCCGAGCACCTGGTCGTCTGGCTCCGGGACATCACCGCCGAGCGCGAGGAATTGGAGGCGCTGCGCCGCAGCCGGGATCTCTTCCAGCGGGTCATCCACTGCGCCTCGGACGCCATCTTCGCCAAGGATCTCCAGGGCCGCTACACCCTCATCAACCCCGCGGGGGCGCGCTTCCTGGGCCTGCGGCCCGAGGACGTCATCGGGCGCACCGACGAGGAGCTGTTCCCCCCGGACGATGCCCAGGCCATCCGGGCCCGGGAGCAGGCGGTGTTCGAGGCGGACCAGGCCCTGACCTACGAGGACCGGGCCATGGGGGGCCTCATGACGTGGCTGTCCACCAAGGGGGTGCTGCGGGACGAGACCGGCGCCATCACGGGCCTGTTCGGCATCTCCCGGGACATCACCGCGCGCCAGCGCATGGAGCAGGCGCTGCGCGAGAGCGAGGCGCGCTTCCGCCTGGTGGCCCGCGCCACCCGGGACGTGCTGTGGGACCGCGACCTGTCCACCGGGGAGATGCATTGGAGCACGTCGCTCGGCGTGGTGTTCGGGGAGGCCCCCCGCCAGGGCCTGGCGTCCTGGGCCTGGTGGCGCGAGCGCATCCATCCGGAGGACCAAGACCGGGAGCTGCGGACGCTCCACGCGGTCATGAGCGGCGCGGAGGACAGCTGGTCCAACGAGTACCGCTTCCGGCGCGCGGACGGCGGCTACGCCTTCGTGCTCGAGCGCGGCTACATCAGCCGCAACCCGGACGGCCTGCCCGAGCGGCTCATCGCCACGATGATGGACGTGAGCGAGCGCAAGCAGCGCGAGGAGCGGCAAGCACACGAGGCGCGGATGGTGGAGCGCTTCATGGGCGTGGTCGGACATGACCTGGGCAGCCCCCTGGCCGCCATCCGCATCTCCTCGCAGATGCTCCAGCAGGCCTCCAACCTCGTGCCCCGCCAGCGCACCGCCCTGGGCCGCATCGAGGAGAGCGCCCAGCGCGTGTCGCGGATGACCCGGCAGTTGCTCGACGGCGTGCTGGCGCGCAATGGCGGCCTGAGCATCCAGCCGGGGCCCATGGACCTGGAGCCGGTCTGCCAGCGGGTGATCGCGGAGCTCGGGACCGTGTATCCGGGGCGGGTCGTCCAGTTGTCCGCGCGTGGTGACACCCAGGGCACCTGGGACGCGGACCGCCTGGCGCAGGTGCTCTCCAACCTCCTGGGCAACGCGCTCGAGCATGGCGATGCCGCCCACCCCATCCGCCTCCAGTTGTGGGACGAGGCGGGCGTGCAGCGGCTGGAGGTGAACAACCAGGGCGGCCCCATCGACCCGGCGCTCCTGCCGCACCTCTTCGAGCCCTTCCGCCAGGGAGGCGGGCCTCGCAAGCACCACCCGTCCGGAGGAGGCCTCGGGCTCGGGCTCTACATCGTCCGGGAGCTCGTGCGCGCCCACGGCGGCGACGTGGGCGTGCACTCCACCGCCGAGCGGGGCACCACCTTCGCCCTCACCCTGCCCCGCCACGCGCCGGAGCCGCTACCCCAGCCCATCCCCCGGTGA
- a CDS encoding DUF3014 domain-containing protein, which produces MSDPQWLSPSGPPSDAPTPPPARASRAPLVAGALVAVAVLGAGLFFVWKGPKAPPTEPSAPPPVAAVPDAGAEPEGSSPPVAESDTRVRDLVGLLSSAPELQRWLASTEDLVRRFTSAVNTIAEGESPRAALAFMAPAGGFQTVSRDGRLFIHPDSHTRYDGVARVLGSLDVQTSAITYQALKPLFLGAFREISRPGQGFDQTLANAIQLMLDTPVPEGELEVVDAPGVNFTFAAPEWEALRPAQKHLVRMGPANMRVIQDRLRELRKALLLPEALPR; this is translated from the coding sequence GTGAGCGATCCCCAGTGGCTGTCTCCGTCCGGCCCCCCCTCGGATGCCCCCACGCCCCCGCCCGCCCGGGCGTCCCGCGCGCCGCTGGTGGCGGGGGCGCTCGTCGCCGTGGCCGTGCTCGGCGCCGGCCTGTTCTTCGTCTGGAAGGGACCCAAGGCGCCGCCGACCGAGCCGTCCGCCCCGCCGCCCGTGGCCGCGGTGCCGGATGCCGGCGCGGAGCCCGAGGGCAGCTCGCCGCCGGTGGCCGAGAGCGACACCCGGGTGCGCGACCTGGTGGGCCTGCTGTCCTCGGCGCCCGAGCTGCAGCGCTGGCTGGCCTCCACGGAGGACCTGGTGCGCCGCTTCACCTCCGCGGTGAACACCATCGCCGAGGGCGAGAGCCCGCGCGCCGCGCTGGCCTTCATGGCGCCCGCCGGGGGCTTCCAGACGGTGTCCCGCGACGGCCGGCTGTTCATCCATCCGGACAGCCACACCCGCTACGACGGCGTGGCGCGCGTGCTGGGTTCGCTCGATGTCCAGACGAGCGCCATCACCTACCAGGCCCTCAAGCCGCTCTTCCTGGGCGCCTTCCGGGAGATCAGCCGGCCCGGTCAGGGGTTCGATCAGACGCTCGCCAACGCCATCCAGCTGATGCTGGACACCCCCGTGCCCGAGGGCGAGCTGGAAGTGGTGGACGCGCCCGGGGTGAACTTCACCTTCGCGGCGCCGGAGTGGGAGGCGCTGCGTCCCGCGCAGAAGCACCTGGTGCGCATGGGCCCGGCCAACATGCGGGTCATCCAGGACCGACTGCGCGAGCTGCGCAAGGCCCTGCTGCTGCCCGAGGCCCTGCCGCGCTGA
- a CDS encoding sigma 54-interacting transcriptional regulator, with product MADDIVSVTRAEWRGEARDLIELASSERAVAELLRRGLEWLTRVVRFDLATLFLLREGKLVSVVARGPLASERVRRHELRLADFPSLRQALETRRARAFTDEDHSHGDGDPFDGVLDLPPGHACMVVPLCAADRCYGVLTLDRTECEAYPQTVVDLVEVYGQMLATSLQEAEQKSTLERLHLREHAHARLLEAQLGGDEVGVLETSRAGPVRELALRARQVAETDTPVLLLGETGTGKERLARAVHRWSTRAEGAFVTLNCAAIPAGLLESELFGHVKGAFTGATRDRAGRFQMAHGGTLLLDEVGELPVELQAKLLRALQEKTFEPVGSDKTVRADVRIVAATHVDLQEAIRQRRFREDLYYRLSVFPLRLPPLRERLEDLPELCAFLLEEQARRTGRRGMRVTAEGLARLAAYDWPGNIRELANALERATILSRRPELGAEAFDVPLRPAAPPPGPPAPEVSAPRALTPGGGGVPTLEEVQRRHILQVLGLTQGRLYGPGGAAALLGLKPSTLQSRMKKLGITRLEQYVAVSPAPPGK from the coding sequence ATGGCGGACGACATCGTTTCGGTGACGCGGGCGGAATGGCGGGGAGAGGCTCGGGACCTGATCGAGCTGGCGAGCTCGGAGCGGGCCGTGGCGGAGCTGCTGCGCCGGGGGCTGGAGTGGCTCACCCGGGTGGTGCGCTTCGACCTGGCCACGCTCTTCTTGCTGCGTGAAGGCAAGCTGGTGTCGGTGGTGGCGCGCGGGCCCCTGGCCAGCGAGCGGGTGCGGCGCCACGAGCTGCGCCTGGCGGACTTCCCCTCGCTGCGCCAGGCGCTGGAGACGCGGCGCGCGCGGGCCTTCACGGACGAGGACCACTCGCACGGGGATGGGGACCCCTTCGACGGGGTGCTGGACCTGCCGCCGGGGCACGCGTGCATGGTGGTGCCCCTGTGCGCGGCGGACCGCTGTTATGGGGTGCTGACGTTGGATCGCACCGAGTGCGAGGCCTACCCCCAGACGGTGGTGGACCTGGTGGAGGTGTACGGCCAGATGCTGGCCACCTCGCTGCAGGAGGCGGAGCAGAAGAGCACCCTGGAGCGGCTGCACCTGCGGGAGCACGCGCACGCGCGGCTGCTGGAGGCGCAGCTCGGAGGGGACGAGGTGGGCGTGCTGGAGACGTCGCGCGCGGGGCCGGTGCGCGAGCTGGCGCTCCGGGCGCGGCAGGTGGCGGAGACGGACACGCCGGTGCTCCTGCTGGGCGAGACGGGCACGGGCAAGGAGCGGCTGGCGCGGGCGGTGCACCGCTGGAGCACACGCGCCGAGGGCGCCTTCGTGACGCTCAACTGCGCGGCCATCCCCGCGGGCCTGTTGGAGAGCGAGCTGTTCGGGCACGTGAAGGGCGCCTTCACCGGGGCCACGCGGGACCGGGCGGGCCGCTTCCAGATGGCGCACGGGGGCACGCTCCTGCTCGACGAGGTGGGGGAGCTGCCCGTGGAGCTGCAGGCCAAGCTGCTCCGGGCCCTCCAGGAGAAGACCTTCGAGCCGGTGGGCAGCGACAAGACGGTGCGCGCGGACGTGCGCATCGTGGCCGCCACGCACGTGGACCTGCAGGAGGCCATCCGCCAGCGGCGCTTCCGCGAGGACCTGTACTACCGGCTGAGCGTCTTTCCCTTGCGGCTGCCGCCCCTGCGCGAGCGGCTGGAGGACCTCCCCGAGCTGTGCGCCTTCCTCCTGGAGGAGCAGGCCCGGCGCACCGGCCGGCGGGGCATGCGGGTGACGGCCGAGGGCCTCGCGCGGCTCGCGGCCTATGACTGGCCCGGCAACATCCGCGAGCTGGCCAATGCCCTGGAGCGCGCCACCATCCTGTCGCGCCGGCCCGAGCTGGGCGCCGAGGCGTTCGACGTGCCCCTGCGTCCGGCGGCGCCCCCCCCGGGCCCGCCCGCCCCGGAAGTGTCCGCGCCCCGGGCCCTGACGCCGGGGGGCGGGGGGGTGCCCACCCTGGAGGAGGTCCAGCGGCGGCACATCCTCCAGGTGCTGGGGCTCACCCAGGGGCGGCTCTACGGGCCGGGAGGGGCGGCGGCGCTGTTGGGTCTCAAACCCTCCACGCTGCAGAGCCGCATGAAGAAGCTGGGCATCACACGCTTGGAGCAATACGTGGCGGTTTCCCCGGCGCCCCCTGGGAAATAG
- a CDS encoding peroxiredoxin — MLTVGDKLPAFNVKAVVSLEKGKEFKDINQDTYKGKWQIIFFWPKDFTFICPTEIAEFGKHDKEFQDRDAQILGVSTDSEFVHHAWRTHHADLKNLPFPMLADIKRELSSSLGVLHKEEGVALRATFIVDPEGIIRHVSANDLSVGRNVKEVVRTLDAFQTDELCPCNWQKGEETLTSKLQKAG, encoded by the coding sequence ATGCTGACTGTTGGCGACAAGCTGCCCGCGTTCAATGTGAAGGCCGTCGTGAGCCTGGAGAAGGGCAAGGAGTTCAAGGACATCAACCAGGACACCTACAAGGGCAAGTGGCAGATCATCTTCTTCTGGCCCAAGGACTTCACGTTCATCTGCCCCACGGAGATCGCGGAGTTCGGCAAGCACGACAAGGAGTTCCAGGACCGGGACGCGCAGATCCTCGGCGTGAGCACGGACAGCGAGTTCGTGCACCACGCGTGGCGCACGCACCACGCGGACCTCAAGAACCTGCCCTTCCCGATGCTCGCGGACATCAAGCGCGAGCTGAGCTCGAGCCTGGGCGTGCTGCACAAGGAGGAGGGCGTGGCCCTGCGCGCCACGTTCATCGTGGACCCCGAGGGCATCATCCGCCACGTCTCGGCCAACGACCTGTCCGTGGGCCGCAACGTGAAGGAAGTCGTGCGCACCCTGGACGCGTTCCAGACGGACGAGCTGTGCCCCTGCAACTGGCAGAAGGGTGAGGAGACGCTCACCTCCAAGCTGCAGAAGGCGGGGTAA
- a CDS encoding carboxymuconolactone decarboxylase family protein, with product MASLEVVRGELADAHKDTRLNLGAVLENNSLTPEQRWGVAVACAFAARNELIKKAMLHEAKTALGDKAEPVIEDARAAASLMGMNNIYYRFRHMVGKDSYNTKRPGLRMNRLGQVLTNKVDFELVCLAVSAINGCEMCVQSHEKVVIDGGLSEDQVNDAVRIASVIHAAAVGLES from the coding sequence ATGGCGTCGCTCGAAGTCGTTCGCGGTGAACTGGCGGATGCCCACAAGGACACCCGCCTGAATCTCGGGGCCGTGCTGGAGAACAACAGCCTGACCCCCGAGCAGCGCTGGGGCGTGGCCGTGGCGTGCGCCTTCGCGGCCCGCAACGAGCTCATCAAGAAGGCCATGTTGCACGAGGCCAAGACGGCCCTGGGCGACAAGGCCGAGCCCGTCATCGAGGATGCCCGCGCGGCCGCCTCGCTGATGGGGATGAACAACATCTACTACCGGTTCCGGCACATGGTGGGGAAGGACTCCTACAACACCAAGCGGCCCGGTCTGCGGATGAACCGCCTGGGCCAGGTGCTCACGAACAAGGTGGACTTCGAGCTCGTCTGCCTCGCGGTGAGCGCCATCAACGGCTGCGAGATGTGCGTGCAGTCGCATGAGAAGGTCGTCATCGACGGGGGCCTCTCCGAGGATCAGGTGAACGACGCGGTCCGCATCGCGTCCGTCATCCACGCCGCGGCGGTGGGTCTCGAGTCGTAG
- the dps gene encoding DNA starvation/stationary phase protection protein Dps — translation MYRSPSPLPEQARIAIVEQLNARLADGLDLHSQIKVAHWNIKGPQFASLHPLFETFAVSLANHNDSVAERAVTLGGKAYGTTRHVAQVSRLSEYPQETTKDLEHVKLLAERIETYLSGLRDSRKATEQHQDTDTVDLFTGIITEFEKHAWFLRASLES, via the coding sequence ATGTACCGCAGCCCGAGCCCCCTTCCCGAGCAGGCCCGCATCGCCATCGTCGAGCAGCTCAACGCGCGCCTCGCCGACGGCTTGGATCTGCACAGCCAGATCAAGGTCGCCCACTGGAACATCAAGGGCCCGCAGTTCGCCTCGCTCCACCCGCTCTTCGAGACGTTCGCGGTGAGCCTGGCCAACCACAACGACTCGGTGGCCGAGCGCGCCGTGACGCTGGGGGGCAAGGCCTACGGCACCACGCGCCATGTGGCCCAGGTGAGCCGCCTGTCCGAGTACCCCCAGGAGACCACCAAGGACCTGGAGCACGTGAAGCTGCTGGCCGAGCGCATCGAGACATACCTGTCCGGTCTGCGCGACAGCCGCAAGGCCACCGAGCAGCACCAGGACACGGACACGGTGGACCTGTTCACGGGCATCATCACCGAGTTCGAGAAGCACGCGTGGTTCCTGCGTGCCTCCCTGGAGAGCTGA